The following are from one region of the Stanieria cyanosphaera PCC 7437 genome:
- a CDS encoding GumC family protein, translating to MNNQLVNSNTLYLPTPETESTFSLTELKQTLSRQWKPALLVASTVCIGMFLSTVLQTPKYRSQTLLLLENNKTQQSALVSPGQQSLNTGYSNLKDLSTEILVLRSYPLIAKAVEKVQQEYSDLTVGNVIGNLSIIQANVNEIPTDVLVVSYIDSNPERAKAVLEALGSTYVEYSLNRQRSQAANAINFIDQQLPKAQAELDDVAKKIRNFRQSYHIVDPNEYASRVIQFRDGLEQQEKQAEISLAAAQRRYEEINRQLRELGQNPETIVAYTLLSQDQVYQNLTSRLKELESQYGLGSVNFHDSYHVMEEFKLKQVELRKLMKERAQQILGDAVSQVNLEAIIVNQGSTSQIMGINTANTQVSAANTNQAVESQGGSTQVSGTISTIQNLASMRLQVETEQASLQTQIAGIQRAKTQVENTFNSIPQLQQYYAELTRQFEVKSGAVNYLMQRRQELDINKAQENAPWQILEAPRLPNVPISPNLQRGIFLALMAGGFMGVATAFLLQKLDQRVKQVEQVKQIARLPLLGTIPKVEEPVIQINGETHSRAHYYNYSSFTEGLRALAMNLRYTITETGKINSLALTSSTSAEGKTTVTYNLGLVLAELGLRVLIVDADMRKPKIHKLAKLANDEGLSEAIANERPWTDYVRLGVLENLHLITAGSTSPNPIALLNSDKMKQLMQQWQEAYDYVLIDTPPIGVMADAKSLANQVDSVLFVVGMERATRRAINNSLEVLRSSQCNISGFVANLVDREFDYYSYSYYDSYYNQSANGNGNGNGNGNGNGHHHEGRMQQLLQQFRRRE from the coding sequence ATGAATAATCAATTAGTCAATTCTAATACTTTGTATTTACCTACTCCAGAAACTGAATCAACTTTTTCTCTGACAGAGCTAAAACAAACCTTGAGTCGTCAGTGGAAACCAGCATTACTAGTAGCAAGTACTGTATGTATTGGGATGTTTTTATCTACAGTCTTGCAAACTCCTAAGTATCGGTCTCAAACGCTTCTTCTATTAGAAAATAATAAAACTCAGCAATCGGCATTAGTATCACCAGGACAACAATCATTAAACACAGGCTATAGCAATCTCAAAGATTTATCTACAGAAATACTAGTCTTACGAAGCTATCCTTTAATTGCTAAAGCAGTTGAGAAAGTTCAACAAGAATATAGCGACTTGACTGTTGGTAATGTCATAGGCAACTTGTCTATTATTCAAGCTAATGTTAATGAAATTCCAACAGATGTATTAGTGGTTTCTTATATTGATAGCAATCCTGAAAGAGCCAAAGCAGTTTTAGAAGCATTGGGTTCTACTTATGTAGAATATAGTTTGAATCGACAGCGATCGCAAGCTGCTAATGCAATTAATTTTATCGATCAACAATTACCCAAAGCGCAAGCTGAATTAGATGATGTAGCCAAGAAAATTCGTAATTTTCGACAAAGCTATCATATTGTCGATCCTAATGAATATGCCTCGCGGGTAATTCAATTTAGAGATGGGTTAGAGCAACAGGAAAAACAAGCAGAAATTTCTTTAGCAGCAGCCCAAAGACGCTATGAAGAAATTAATCGTCAGCTAAGAGAATTGGGACAAAATCCAGAGACTATTGTTGCTTATACACTTCTTAGTCAAGACCAAGTTTATCAAAATTTAACTAGTAGGCTCAAAGAACTAGAAAGCCAATATGGATTGGGTAGTGTCAACTTTCATGACAGTTATCATGTCATGGAAGAATTTAAGCTAAAGCAAGTAGAACTCCGCAAATTAATGAAAGAGCGAGCGCAACAAATTTTGGGTGATGCGGTTTCTCAGGTCAACCTTGAAGCAATAATTGTGAATCAGGGAAGCACCAGTCAAATTATGGGAATAAATACCGCTAATACTCAAGTCTCAGCAGCGAATACTAATCAAGCTGTAGAGTCACAAGGTGGTAGTACCCAAGTATCTGGGACTATTTCTACAATCCAAAATCTTGCATCTATGCGATTGCAAGTAGAAACTGAACAAGCATCTTTACAAACTCAGATTGCTGGAATTCAACGAGCTAAAACACAAGTAGAAAATACGTTTAATAGTATTCCTCAACTACAGCAATATTACGCCGAACTGACACGCCAGTTTGAGGTTAAATCTGGAGCGGTCAACTATTTAATGCAACGAAGGCAAGAACTAGATATTAATAAAGCACAAGAAAATGCTCCTTGGCAAATTCTGGAAGCTCCTCGTTTGCCGAACGTTCCTATTTCTCCTAATCTTCAACGAGGTATCTTTTTAGCTTTGATGGCGGGGGGTTTTATGGGAGTAGCAACAGCCTTCTTGCTGCAAAAGTTAGACCAACGAGTCAAGCAAGTAGAACAAGTCAAACAAATAGCACGACTACCACTGTTAGGCACTATTCCCAAAGTAGAAGAACCAGTCATTCAAATCAATGGGGAAACACATTCGAGAGCTCATTACTATAATTATTCCTCCTTTACTGAAGGATTACGAGCTTTGGCAATGAACTTGCGCTATACAATCACTGAAACGGGCAAGATCAATTCTCTAGCTTTGACTTCAAGTACTTCAGCAGAAGGCAAAACTACTGTAACTTATAACCTAGGACTTGTCTTGGCAGAGTTAGGACTGCGAGTCTTAATAGTTGATGCGGATATGCGTAAGCCAAAGATTCATAAATTAGCCAAGTTAGCTAATGATGAGGGTTTAAGTGAAGCGATCGCCAATGAGCGACCTTGGACTGATTATGTCCGACTAGGAGTATTGGAAAACCTGCATTTGATTACTGCTGGTTCGACATCTCCTAATCCTATAGCCTTACTGAATTCCGACAAAATGAAACAATTGATGCAACAGTGGCAGGAAGCTTATGACTATGTTTTAATAGATACGCCACCAATTGGAGTTATGGCTGATGCTAAAAGTCTGGCAAATCAAGTAGATAGTGTTTTATTTGTTGTCGGAATGGAAAGAGCTACTCGCAGGGCGATTAACAATTCCCTAGAAGTCCTCCGTAGCAGTCAGTGCAATATTTCAGGCTTTGTTGCTAATCTGGTTGACCGTGAGTTTGACTATTATTCTTATTCCTACTACGACTCTTATTACAATCAATCCGCTAATGGCAATGGCAATGGCAACGGCAATGGCAATGGTAACGGTCATCACCATGAAGGCAGAATGCAGCAGTTGTTGCAACAATTCCGTCGTCGCGAGTAA
- a CDS encoding nucleotidyltransferase family protein, translated as MSVSLGLSSKSKIELEQRRQEALCTAERCMQLLRNDFGATEIILCGSLAGESPWHWHSDIDIAVRGMSKDAVWDAYSAIEDFVPHWLKVDLIPLEFAPSYLVHRILKKIPMPDNKYLALKTRIEDELKSLENTIQTITDLLNQKDTIPQVALIPALASYIADFYSGCERISERVVVYLDGGLPTSKDWHFELLKQIAEPGGSNRPPLWSGALLLELDEYRKFRHLERHIYKIELKPERVIALAENVKPVFDKIKSAVARFYQWLEQQAEQDFN; from the coding sequence ATGAGTGTTAGTTTAGGATTATCCTCAAAGTCCAAAATAGAACTAGAACAAAGAAGACAAGAAGCTTTGTGTACAGCAGAAAGATGTATGCAACTTCTTAGAAATGATTTTGGGGCAACAGAAATCATTTTATGTGGTTCGTTAGCTGGAGAAAGTCCTTGGCATTGGCATTCTGATATAGATATAGCGGTTCGAGGGATGAGTAAAGATGCAGTTTGGGATGCATATTCGGCAATAGAAGATTTTGTACCTCATTGGTTGAAAGTAGATTTGATTCCTTTGGAGTTTGCACCTAGTTATCTTGTCCACCGTATCCTCAAAAAAATACCGATGCCTGACAACAAATATCTTGCTTTAAAAACTCGCATCGAAGATGAATTAAAGTCTCTAGAAAACACGATTCAAACAATAACCGATCTACTAAATCAAAAAGATACTATTCCACAGGTAGCCTTAATTCCTGCACTAGCTAGTTATATTGCTGATTTTTATTCTGGATGTGAACGTATAAGCGAAAGGGTTGTGGTTTATTTAGATGGTGGTTTACCTACAAGCAAAGATTGGCATTTTGAACTATTAAAACAAATAGCTGAACCTGGAGGTAGTAATCGTCCACCTTTATGGAGTGGTGCATTACTGTTAGAACTAGATGAATATCGTAAATTTAGACATTTGGAAAGACATATTTACAAAATTGAGTTAAAACCAGAACGAGTAATTGCTTTAGCCGAAAATGTAAAACCAGTTTTTGACAAAATTAAATCGGCAGTAGCAAGATTTTATCAGTGGTTAGAACAACAAGCCGAACAAGACTTTAATTAG
- a CDS encoding ABC transporter permease, whose amino-acid sequence MSKSLRVNGQSRQSNWTVYSPESQIKHPIRLIKFMWRDLLGSRELAWQLFIRNINAQYRQSALGFFWAIFPAIVTAWGFTFAKNSGIVNIGETDLPYPAYVMFSTTLWQTFIESLNAPIQAVNSSKVMLARINFPREAIILSQLGQVGFNFGIKLILIIGLFVWFKMPVTWSVLIAPVGLIHLIILGTAIGLFLAPIGNLYQDISRFLAVATSMWLFLTPVVYPVPTEGTIANIVRLNPVTPLLVTTRELATTGVISNPQGFWLVSIVAIVGLFLAWIFYRQAMPYVVERISS is encoded by the coding sequence ATGTCAAAATCTTTACGAGTTAACGGGCAATCGCGCCAATCAAATTGGACAGTTTATTCTCCAGAAAGTCAAATTAAACATCCCATTCGGCTCATTAAATTTATGTGGCGCGATTTACTTGGTTCAAGAGAACTAGCTTGGCAACTGTTTATTAGAAATATTAATGCTCAATATCGGCAGTCAGCTTTAGGGTTTTTCTGGGCTATATTTCCAGCGATTGTTACAGCTTGGGGTTTTACCTTTGCCAAAAATAGTGGCATTGTCAATATTGGAGAAACGGATTTGCCTTATCCTGCCTATGTCATGTTTAGTACAACTTTATGGCAGACTTTCATCGAGTCCCTTAATGCGCCAATTCAAGCTGTAAATAGTTCTAAAGTTATGTTAGCGAGGATTAATTTTCCTCGTGAGGCAATTATTCTAAGTCAGTTAGGACAAGTTGGTTTTAACTTTGGTATCAAGTTAATTTTGATTATCGGCTTGTTTGTTTGGTTCAAAATGCCTGTTACTTGGAGTGTCTTGATCGCACCAGTCGGATTAATTCATCTAATTATACTTGGTACGGCGATCGGTTTATTTTTAGCTCCTATAGGTAATCTCTATCAAGATATTTCTCGTTTTTTAGCAGTTGCTACTAGTATGTGGCTATTTCTGACTCCTGTAGTTTATCCTGTCCCAACAGAAGGAACAATCGCCAATATAGTTAGATTAAATCCTGTAACTCCTTTACTGGTAACTACTAGAGAACTAGCTACTACTGGAGTAATCTCTAATCCTCAAGGATTTTGGTTGGTAAGTATAGTTGCAATAGTTGGTCTATTTCTAGCCTGGATTTTTTATCGTCAAGCTATGCCCTATGTGGTAGAGAGGATTAGTTCTTAA
- a CDS encoding ABC transporter ATP-binding protein produces MTISISEKQELPPSKDNEVVLSIEGVSKKFCRSLKHSLFYGIQDITTDLVGLRNNERDLRNQEFWALDNVSFELRRGEALGLVGKNGSGKSTLLRIIAGLIKPDRGQVRVRGTVAPLIALGAGFNPILTGRENIYANMSILGLSKQEIDERFDEVVEFAEIGDAIDAPVQSYSSGMAARLGFASAIHTEPDILLIDEVLAVGDIKFQSKCHRKLSELRQQGTSFILVSHNSQIVLGVCDIAVYLFQGQQLKFGDIYSVISQYERHIFASNYEQTLGVLKRPAKQATESNGLDITSLYFKNSQGQQISSPVSGEPVDLIIGCQVNKKLNNIITRINFYDTKFGTSPIQFLSNYNDKQQLTLTEGQHEIVVRMPYFCFKPGLYDLKIVIRNDALFTLDYVESFRFQVDSNGSMTNCEFYQPRLWQIISY; encoded by the coding sequence ATGACTATCAGTATTTCAGAAAAACAAGAACTTCCACCATCAAAAGACAACGAAGTTGTTCTTTCCATTGAAGGAGTATCTAAAAAATTTTGTCGCAGTCTCAAGCATTCTCTGTTTTATGGAATTCAAGATATTACGACAGATTTGGTTGGATTACGAAATAATGAGCGAGATTTGCGCAATCAAGAATTTTGGGCTTTAGATAACGTCAGTTTTGAATTACGACGAGGAGAAGCACTGGGTTTAGTTGGCAAAAACGGTAGTGGTAAATCTACTTTACTAAGGATTATTGCAGGTTTAATTAAACCAGATCGAGGTCAAGTTCGAGTCAGAGGAACAGTTGCACCCTTGATTGCTTTGGGTGCGGGTTTTAATCCTATTCTTACAGGTAGAGAAAACATCTATGCCAATATGTCAATCTTGGGATTATCTAAGCAGGAAATCGACGAAAGATTCGACGAAGTAGTAGAATTTGCAGAAATAGGTGACGCGATCGATGCACCTGTGCAAAGCTATAGTTCTGGTATGGCTGCACGTTTGGGTTTTGCTTCTGCAATTCATACTGAACCAGATATTTTATTGATTGATGAAGTGTTGGCTGTAGGTGATATTAAATTTCAATCTAAATGTCATCGAAAACTAAGCGAGCTTCGTCAGCAAGGTACATCTTTTATTTTAGTTAGTCATAACTCTCAGATAGTATTAGGTGTCTGCGATATTGCTGTGTATCTTTTTCAAGGTCAACAGTTAAAGTTTGGCGATATATATTCAGTTATTTCTCAATATGAACGGCATATATTTGCTAGTAATTATGAACAAACATTGGGAGTATTAAAACGTCCAGCTAAACAAGCTACTGAAAGCAATGGATTAGATATTACTTCTTTATATTTTAAAAATTCCCAAGGTCAACAAATATCATCTCCAGTTAGTGGAGAACCTGTTGATTTGATTATAGGATGTCAAGTTAATAAAAAACTAAATAATATTATTACTAGAATAAATTTTTATGATACTAAATTTGGCACTAGCCCAATCCAATTTTTAAGTAATTACAACGATAAACAACAATTGACTTTAACAGAAGGTCAGCATGAAATTGTTGTTAGAATGCCTTATTTTTGTTTTAAACCAGGTCTTTATGATCTAAAAATAGTTATCAGAAATGATGCTTTGTTTACATTAGATTATGTTGAATCATTTCGATTTCAAGTTGACTCTAATGGCAGCATGACTAATTGTGAATTTTATCAGCCACGTTTGTGGCAAATCATAAGTTATTAA
- a CDS encoding methyltransferase domain-containing protein produces MQLNNIKCDRSYRDQATIHHCSLCGSSNHSLLFDKGRHNQVVHNYICNNCGFVFVLPRPSAKKHQDLYQEDQFFNTETNLSAPDDAKFAACELVAQSRLKILERELGEFLWSKETSKSILEVGCGTGDFLRLMRGCGWNVLGLEPDVNYTEAVKKRYNLSIDNQFVEQFYTEKRFNLICSFDVIEHIEEPNVFLANIYRLLDDQGYLYLECPSIDRWYGETIDFFFRDVHINTFSQKTLKAFLAKNQFQLISSGWNSHGLWVIAQKTNKKNLLVEWDDPQRIHQIIQQASFPIKAAKNNRLITRTSSIITRSINLIKTKPLQIPIKVSNKIKNRFHFDSAFNTSGDRLLNAEEVAIKPSLPNTSSLRVVHVGIHQNTDNGGDTLLFPAIRWLWQNHLAPTHFTLSPLRGEVTQKTIDEINQHDALIIGGGGLFLSDTNPNGFSGWQWACSTELLDKIKVPIILFAVGYNQFRGQSKFKPVFTENLRKLVEKSAFIGLRNYGSIEALKQYLPEYLHHKLIFQPCPTTLLSRFYPDIPFQTENTEKIVSVNIAFDRHHLRFGHREDEILWNIADSLLLLQEKGWKPVLFNHSSHDRDAYLWFKARGLRLDEARLFCVPPQTVIQEYSQVSLALGMRGHAQMIPFGLNCPILSLITHDKLGFFLDDIGHNEWGIDLQQENVKNNLTAKINYFINHQNDVNLQLQQAQEKLWQITQQNIEKIKKSL; encoded by the coding sequence ATGCAACTGAATAATATTAAATGCGATCGCTCTTACCGAGACCAAGCTACAATTCACCATTGCAGTTTATGTGGTTCAAGCAATCATAGTCTACTATTCGATAAAGGACGACACAATCAAGTAGTTCACAACTATATATGTAATAATTGTGGCTTTGTATTTGTTTTGCCTCGACCTTCTGCTAAAAAACATCAAGACTTGTATCAAGAAGATCAATTTTTCAATACAGAAACAAATTTATCAGCACCTGATGACGCTAAATTTGCTGCTTGCGAACTTGTCGCTCAATCTAGACTCAAAATTCTAGAGCGTGAGTTAGGAGAATTTTTGTGGTCTAAAGAAACCTCCAAATCTATTTTAGAAGTTGGTTGTGGTACTGGTGATTTTCTGCGATTGATGCGAGGCTGTGGCTGGAATGTCCTTGGACTTGAGCCAGATGTTAATTATACTGAAGCCGTTAAAAAAAGATACAATTTATCGATTGATAATCAATTTGTCGAACAGTTTTATACGGAAAAAAGATTTAATTTAATCTGTAGTTTTGACGTAATCGAACACATTGAAGAGCCTAATGTTTTTCTAGCTAACATTTATAGGCTTTTAGATGACCAAGGTTATCTTTATTTGGAATGTCCCAGTATAGATCGTTGGTATGGCGAAACCATTGACTTCTTTTTCAGGGACGTTCATATCAATACGTTTTCTCAAAAAACTCTAAAAGCATTTCTGGCTAAAAATCAATTTCAGTTGATATCTTCTGGTTGGAATAGTCATGGTTTATGGGTTATTGCTCAAAAAACTAATAAAAAAAATCTTCTAGTCGAGTGGGATGATCCACAACGCATACATCAGATAATTCAACAAGCAAGTTTTCCCATCAAAGCTGCAAAAAATAATCGCTTGATAACTCGAACATCATCTATTATCACTAGAAGTATTAACCTAATTAAAACTAAACCATTACAAATTCCTATTAAAGTCAGTAACAAAATTAAGAATCGTTTCCATTTTGACAGTGCTTTTAATACTTCAGGAGATCGCTTACTTAATGCAGAAGAAGTTGCTATTAAACCTTCACTACCTAATACTAGTAGCTTAAGAGTAGTTCATGTAGGAATACATCAAAATACTGACAATGGAGGAGATACTTTACTATTTCCTGCCATTAGATGGCTATGGCAAAATCATCTTGCTCCAACTCATTTTACTTTATCTCCTTTGCGAGGAGAAGTAACACAAAAAACTATTGATGAGATTAATCAACACGATGCTTTAATTATTGGAGGAGGAGGACTCTTTTTATCTGATACTAATCCTAATGGTTTTTCAGGTTGGCAGTGGGCTTGTTCTACTGAATTATTAGATAAAATTAAAGTACCAATTATTTTATTTGCTGTTGGTTACAATCAATTTCGTGGACAATCAAAATTTAAACCGGTTTTTACAGAAAACTTGCGTAAGCTAGTTGAAAAAAGTGCTTTTATTGGCTTAAGAAATTATGGTAGTATTGAAGCTCTTAAACAATATTTACCAGAATATTTACATCATAAACTAATCTTTCAACCTTGTCCTACGACTTTACTAAGTCGCTTTTATCCCGATATTCCATTTCAAACTGAAAACACAGAAAAAATTGTATCTGTTAATATTGCCTTTGATCGTCATCACCTTCGTTTTGGTCATCGAGAAGATGAAATTCTTTGGAATATAGCTGATAGTCTGTTGTTATTACAAGAAAAAGGGTGGAAACCTGTTTTATTTAATCATTCTAGCCATGATCGAGATGCTTATTTATGGTTCAAAGCTAGAGGACTTCGTCTTGATGAAGCTCGACTATTTTGTGTTCCACCCCAAACTGTAATTCAAGAATATTCTCAAGTTTCTTTAGCTTTAGGAATGCGTGGTCATGCTCAAATGATTCCCTTTGGATTAAACTGTCCAATTCTGAGTTTAATTACTCATGATAAACTGGGCTTTTTCTTAGATGATATTGGACATAATGAGTGGGGTATAGATTTACAACAGGAAAATGTCAAAAATAATTTGACTGCTAAAATTAATTACTTTATCAATCATCAAAATGATGTTAATTTACAACTTCAGCAAGCACAAGAAAAGCTATGGCAAATTACGCAACAAAACATAGAGAAAATTAAAAAAAGCTTGTAA
- a CDS encoding acylneuraminate cytidylyltransferase family protein: protein MSIIALIPARGGSKGLPGKNIRNLSNKPLIAHSIIDAKEAEFIDKVYVSTDDSEIAEISREYGAEIINRPDELAGDTVSSESALSHAVEQIESTGVAIDLVVFLQCTSPIRTGIDLDNAIKKVKTEGADSLLSVSPSHRFLWQEVDGIAQSINYDYRCRPRRQDMQPQYVENGSIYIFKPWVLKQFNNRLGGKIALFPMIEAASWEIDSIFDFEIAESLLNKQVTVNAD from the coding sequence ATGTCCATAATTGCTCTCATCCCTGCGCGCGGTGGTTCTAAAGGTTTACCTGGTAAAAATATTCGGAATTTAAGTAACAAACCTTTAATTGCTCATTCGATTATTGACGCCAAAGAAGCAGAATTTATAGACAAAGTATATGTCTCTACAGATGATTCTGAAATAGCGGAAATTTCTAGAGAATATGGTGCAGAAATAATTAATCGCCCTGATGAATTAGCGGGAGATACTGTTTCTTCTGAATCAGCTTTAAGCCATGCAGTTGAGCAAATTGAATCTACTGGTGTGGCTATAGATTTGGTGGTGTTTCTCCAATGTACTTCCCCGATTAGAACTGGAATAGATCTTGACAATGCCATTAAAAAAGTTAAAACAGAAGGTGCAGATTCTTTGTTATCTGTTTCTCCTTCTCATAGATTTTTATGGCAAGAAGTTGACGGTATAGCTCAATCAATTAACTATGACTATCGTTGTCGTCCACGTCGACAAGATATGCAACCACAATATGTTGAAAATGGCTCTATTTATATTTTTAAACCTTGGGTATTGAAGCAATTCAACAATCGTTTAGGTGGTAAAATTGCTCTTTTTCCTATGATTGAAGCAGCCAGTTGGGAAATAGATTCTATTTTTGATTTTGAAATTGCCGAATCTTTACTGAACAAGCAGGTGACAGTAAATGCTGATTGA
- a CDS encoding N-acetylneuraminate synthase family protein produces the protein MLIDRNIAKYIVFAEDSIINALKKISDNKSKVIFSVTESGRLEGVMTDGDFRRWLVTQNTIDLNQSVAKVANKNFKYAFDGDEPEKIQSYLSDKIEFVPLIDKNHHLVAVARKRSNVIQIGDFTIDVESPSFIIAEIGNNHNGSLELARQLIDAAVLSGANCAKFQLRDLSCLYANAGNANDVKEDLGSQYTLDLLSRFQLSPEEMFTAFDYCKEQGILPLCTPWDENSLSLLEGYGMPAYKVASADFTNHDFLKVLATTGKPLICSTGMSTEAEIVETVSLLQSLGAIYVLLHCNSTYPAPFKDINLAYLDRLKELGDCPVGYSGHERDINVAIASIAKGAKVIEKHFTLDKSMEGNDHKVSLLPEEFQAMVEGIRQVEAALGNNSDRRLSQGELMNRETLAKSLVINCNLQPGDVITEAMIEVKSPGKGLQPNRKGELIGKKAKRAFQPGDFFFPSDLERERILARPYQFKRPWGIPVRYHDFKTILAKTNPDLLEFHLSYKDLEQDIKQYFDRVYDLDLVVHSPELFAGDVVLDLCSTDQDYRQHSIKELQRVIDLTRSLKPYFSKATRPCIVTNVGGFSEDKPLPSSHKTELYELLIDSLSVLDQDEVEIIPQTMPPFPWHFGGQRYHNLFVAPQDTVEFCQAQNYRICLDVSHSKLACNHHKWSFKEFVEQVGIYTAHLHIADAEGVDGEGLQVGEGEIDFSALAKDLAEVAHLASFIPEIWQGHKNDGEGFWNALERLEAIF, from the coding sequence ATGCTGATTGATAGAAATATTGCTAAATATATTGTCTTTGCTGAAGATAGTATTATTAATGCTTTAAAAAAGATTAGCGACAATAAAAGTAAAGTTATTTTTTCTGTAACCGAATCTGGCAGACTGGAAGGAGTAATGACCGATGGTGACTTTCGTCGTTGGTTAGTGACTCAAAATACTATCGATCTCAATCAGTCAGTTGCTAAAGTTGCCAACAAAAACTTTAAATATGCTTTTGATGGAGACGAACCAGAAAAGATTCAATCTTACTTATCTGACAAAATTGAGTTTGTTCCCCTGATTGATAAAAATCATCATCTAGTTGCTGTTGCGAGAAAACGGTCTAATGTTATTCAAATTGGGGACTTTACTATTGATGTTGAATCTCCTAGCTTTATTATTGCAGAGATTGGCAACAACCATAACGGTAGTTTAGAGTTGGCGCGTCAACTAATTGATGCAGCAGTATTATCTGGTGCAAACTGTGCCAAATTTCAACTACGGGATTTAAGTTGTCTCTATGCTAATGCAGGGAATGCTAACGATGTAAAAGAAGATTTAGGCTCTCAATATACTTTAGATTTGCTATCCCGTTTCCAATTGAGTCCAGAGGAAATGTTTACCGCTTTTGACTATTGTAAAGAGCAAGGTATTTTACCTTTGTGTACTCCTTGGGATGAGAATAGTTTAAGTCTTTTGGAAGGATATGGAATGCCTGCTTATAAAGTTGCTTCAGCAGATTTTACTAATCATGACTTTTTAAAAGTGTTGGCAACCACAGGGAAACCTTTAATCTGTTCGACAGGAATGTCCACAGAAGCTGAAATTGTGGAAACAGTTAGTTTGTTGCAGAGTTTAGGGGCGATTTATGTGTTATTACACTGCAATTCTACTTATCCAGCACCTTTTAAAGATATTAATTTAGCTTACCTAGACCGACTAAAAGAGCTAGGAGACTGTCCTGTAGGCTATTCTGGTCATGAAAGAGATATTAACGTGGCGATCGCATCTATCGCCAAAGGTGCAAAAGTAATTGAAAAACACTTTACCCTAGATAAATCGATGGAGGGTAACGATCATAAAGTTAGTTTGTTACCTGAAGAATTTCAGGCGATGGTAGAAGGAATACGCCAGGTGGAAGCTGCGCTTGGTAACAATAGCGATCGCCGTTTGAGTCAAGGGGAATTAATGAACCGTGAAACCCTGGCAAAAAGCTTAGTGATTAATTGTAATCTACAACCAGGAGACGTAATTACTGAAGCTATGATTGAGGTTAAAAGTCCAGGTAAAGGATTGCAACCCAATCGCAAGGGTGAATTAATCGGTAAAAAAGCCAAAAGAGCGTTTCAACCAGGAGACTTCTTTTTTCCTAGCGATTTAGAAAGAGAACGTATTTTAGCGCGTCCCTATCAGTTTAAACGTCCTTGGGGCATACCAGTTCGCTATCACGACTTTAAAACGATTTTGGCTAAAACCAATCCCGATTTATTAGAATTTCACCTCAGCTATAAAGACTTAGAACAAGATATTAAACAATACTTTGATCGCGTTTACGATTTAGATTTAGTTGTACACAGTCCCGAATTATTTGCAGGGGATGTAGTTTTAGACTTATGTTCTACCGATCAAGATTACCGTCAACATTCAATCAAAGAATTACAAAGAGTAATTGATTTGACGCGATCGCTAAAACCCTATTTTAGTAAAGCAACTCGACCCTGTATTGTTACTAATGTAGGTGGCTTTAGTGAAGACAAGCCGTTACCAAGTTCGCACAAAACCGAGTTATACGAATTGCTGATTGATAGCCTTTCGGTTTTAGATCAAGATGAAGTAGAAATTATTCCTCAAACTATGCCACCTTTTCCTTGGCATTTTGGCGGACAACGCTACCATAACTTATTTGTTGCTCCTCAAGATACAGTTGAATTTTGCCAAGCACAAAACTATCGTATCTGTTTAGATGTTTCCCACTCTAAACTTGCTTGTAACCATCATAAATGGTCTTTTAAAGAATTTGTCGAACAAGTAGGAATTTATACTGCACATCTTCATATTGCTGATGCAGAAGGTGTGGATGGTGAAGGATTACAAGTCGGTGAAGGTGAGATTGACTTTTCTGCTTTAGCGAAAGACTTGGCAGAAGTTGCACATTTAGCTTCTTTTATTCCAGAAATTTGGCAAGGACATAAAAATGATGGTGAAGGGTTTTGGAATGCGTTGGAACGTTTAGAAGCAATTTTTTAG